A stretch of the Ipomoea triloba cultivar NCNSP0323 chromosome 16, ASM357664v1 genome encodes the following:
- the LOC116007884 gene encoding protein DETOXIFICATION 14-like isoform X2: MAEEAAEALLPSSETGKALVGRNAFVEELKEFGMSSALETLCGQAYGAGQYRKLGAFTYGAILCLFLVCIPISILWLLSGKFLRLIGQDPSIAAEAGKYAIWLIPTLFPYAILQSLVRYMQTQRLIIPMLWTAATALAVQLTICWAFIFKLDLGSAGAALSITVSYWFNVILILLYVKYSSTCKKTHAALALSKEVYSTMGEFFRFAVPSAVMACLEWWSFELIVLLSGILPNPKLETSVLSICLNTNSVHNQIPYSFGAAASVRVSNALGGGKPQAARVALSVVLILSATEAFIASITIFCCRYVWGYVFTYEQEVITYLKDITPLLCLSIFLDGTLVVLSGVARGTGWQHIGAYVNLGSYYLVGIPVALLLGFVLHLKGEGLWSGLVVGAFVQSIVLSLITGFTNWEKRAVEARQRMFNEQMLPQNDFLE, from the exons ATGGCGGAAGAGGCGGCGGAGGCGCTACTTCCATCGTCGGAGACGGGAAAGGCGCTGGTGGGTCGCAATGCTTTTGTGGAAGAGTTGAAAGAG TTTGGAATGTCCAGCGCGCTGGAGACGCTGTGCGGGCAGGCCTACGGAGCGGGACAGTATCGAAAACTAGGAGCGTTTACCTACGGCGCCATTCTCTGTCTCTTCCTGGTTTGTATTCCCATCTCTATACTATGGCTTTTGTCGGGAAAATTTCTCAGGTTAATCGGTCAAGATCCTTCGATCGCGGCGGAGGCTGGAAAGTACGCGATTTGGCTGATTCCCACGCTGTTTCCTTACGCGATTCTCCAGTCTCTGGTTCGCTACATGCAAACTCAGAGATTGATTATTCCAATGCTGTGGACCGCCGCCACAGCTCTCGCCGTCCAGCTCACCATTTGCTGGGCTTTCATCTTCAAGCTCGACTTAGGGAGCGCCGGAGCCGCATTATCAATCACCGTTTCTTATTGGTTTAATGTGATTTTGATTCTGCTTTATGTCAAGTACTCGTCAACCTGCAAAAAAACCCATGCCGCTCTTGCTCTTTCTAAAGAGGTTTACTCTACTATGGGGGAGTTCTTTCGCTTTGCTGTCCCCTCTGCTGTAATGGCCTG TTTGGAATGGTGGTCATTTGAGCTGATTGTGCTGTTATCTGGGATCTTGCCAAATCCAAAACTGGAGACTTCTGTGCTATCTATATG CTTGAATACCAATTCAGTTCACAACCAAATTCCCTACTCTTTTGGTGCTGCTGCAAG TGTTCGGGTTTCAAATGCGCTTGGAGGTGGGAAGCCACAGGCAGCAAGAGTTGCACTCTCTGTTGTCCTGATTCTATCAGCTACAGAGGCTTTTATTGCCAGTATAACCATATTTTGCTGCCGTTACGTATGGGGATATGTGTTTACCtatgagcaagaagtgatcacTTACTTAAAAGACATCACACCTCTCCTCTGCCTCTCAATCTTCTTGGATGGCACACTAGTAGTGTTGTCCGGGGTTGCTAGAGGCACTGGGTGGCAACACATAGGAGCATATGTAAACCTAGGATCATATTACCTGGTTGGCATCCCTGTGGCTCTGCTACTTGGATTTGTGTTGCACCTGAAAGGAGAAGGCCTGTGGAGTGGTTTGGTTGTCGGAGCATTTGTGCAGTCCATTGTGCTTTCTCTTATCACAGGCTTCACAAACTGGGAAAAACGG GCCGTAGAAGCAAGGCAGAGGATGTTTAATGAGCAAATGCTGCCTCAGAATGACTTTCTTGAATAA
- the LOC116007884 gene encoding protein DETOXIFICATION 14-like isoform X1 produces the protein MAEEAAEALLPSSETGKALVGRNAFVEELKEVSHIALPMIVVTLSQYLQRTSPLLMLGHLGELQLSSASIATSLCAVTGYSVLFGMSSALETLCGQAYGAGQYRKLGAFTYGAILCLFLVCIPISILWLLSGKFLRLIGQDPSIAAEAGKYAIWLIPTLFPYAILQSLVRYMQTQRLIIPMLWTAATALAVQLTICWAFIFKLDLGSAGAALSITVSYWFNVILILLYVKYSSTCKKTHAALALSKEVYSTMGEFFRFAVPSAVMACLEWWSFELIVLLSGILPNPKLETSVLSICLNTNSVHNQIPYSFGAAASVRVSNALGGGKPQAARVALSVVLILSATEAFIASITIFCCRYVWGYVFTYEQEVITYLKDITPLLCLSIFLDGTLVVLSGVARGTGWQHIGAYVNLGSYYLVGIPVALLLGFVLHLKGEGLWSGLVVGAFVQSIVLSLITGFTNWEKRAVEARQRMFNEQMLPQNDFLE, from the exons ATGGCGGAAGAGGCGGCGGAGGCGCTACTTCCATCGTCGGAGACGGGAAAGGCGCTGGTGGGTCGCAATGCTTTTGTGGAAGAGTTGAAAGAGGTTAGTCACATAGCTTTGCCAATGATTGTGGTGACACTGTCGCAGTATCTCCAGCGCACTTCTCCCTTGCTAATGCTAGGACATCTCGGCGAGCTCCAGCTCTCCAGCGCCTCCATCGCCACTTCTCTCTGCGCCGTCACCGGCTATAGCGTTCTC TTTGGAATGTCCAGCGCGCTGGAGACGCTGTGCGGGCAGGCCTACGGAGCGGGACAGTATCGAAAACTAGGAGCGTTTACCTACGGCGCCATTCTCTGTCTCTTCCTGGTTTGTATTCCCATCTCTATACTATGGCTTTTGTCGGGAAAATTTCTCAGGTTAATCGGTCAAGATCCTTCGATCGCGGCGGAGGCTGGAAAGTACGCGATTTGGCTGATTCCCACGCTGTTTCCTTACGCGATTCTCCAGTCTCTGGTTCGCTACATGCAAACTCAGAGATTGATTATTCCAATGCTGTGGACCGCCGCCACAGCTCTCGCCGTCCAGCTCACCATTTGCTGGGCTTTCATCTTCAAGCTCGACTTAGGGAGCGCCGGAGCCGCATTATCAATCACCGTTTCTTATTGGTTTAATGTGATTTTGATTCTGCTTTATGTCAAGTACTCGTCAACCTGCAAAAAAACCCATGCCGCTCTTGCTCTTTCTAAAGAGGTTTACTCTACTATGGGGGAGTTCTTTCGCTTTGCTGTCCCCTCTGCTGTAATGGCCTG TTTGGAATGGTGGTCATTTGAGCTGATTGTGCTGTTATCTGGGATCTTGCCAAATCCAAAACTGGAGACTTCTGTGCTATCTATATG CTTGAATACCAATTCAGTTCACAACCAAATTCCCTACTCTTTTGGTGCTGCTGCAAG TGTTCGGGTTTCAAATGCGCTTGGAGGTGGGAAGCCACAGGCAGCAAGAGTTGCACTCTCTGTTGTCCTGATTCTATCAGCTACAGAGGCTTTTATTGCCAGTATAACCATATTTTGCTGCCGTTACGTATGGGGATATGTGTTTACCtatgagcaagaagtgatcacTTACTTAAAAGACATCACACCTCTCCTCTGCCTCTCAATCTTCTTGGATGGCACACTAGTAGTGTTGTCCGGGGTTGCTAGAGGCACTGGGTGGCAACACATAGGAGCATATGTAAACCTAGGATCATATTACCTGGTTGGCATCCCTGTGGCTCTGCTACTTGGATTTGTGTTGCACCTGAAAGGAGAAGGCCTGTGGAGTGGTTTGGTTGTCGGAGCATTTGTGCAGTCCATTGTGCTTTCTCTTATCACAGGCTTCACAAACTGGGAAAAACGG GCCGTAGAAGCAAGGCAGAGGATGTTTAATGAGCAAATGCTGCCTCAGAATGACTTTCTTGAATAA